From Methanomicrobiales archaeon HGW-Methanomicrobiales-1, a single genomic window includes:
- a CDS encoding TATA-box-binding protein (TFIID; binds specifically to the TATA box and functions in transcription) — protein MVDKKYESLKIENIVASGVIAESIDLVELSEKVKNCELNKKRFPGAVYRIEDPKIASLIFSSGKVVLTGIRNHKALKDGLAIIIKSLNDAGIATLKEPKVAITNMVCSYNLGKYINLNKLVVTLNVENIEYEPEQFPGLVYRIKEPRIVVLIFSSGKIILTGGRNLEDIRKGLDVLEQKLECIM, from the coding sequence ATGGTTGATAAGAAGTACGAATCCTTGAAGATTGAGAACATCGTTGCATCCGGTGTCATCGCTGAATCCATTGACCTGGTTGAGTTATCAGAAAAGGTCAAGAACTGCGAGCTCAACAAGAAGCGGTTCCCCGGCGCAGTTTACCGCATCGAGGACCCCAAGATTGCATCCCTGATCTTTTCATCAGGTAAAGTCGTGCTCACCGGTATCCGGAACCACAAGGCGCTCAAGGACGGACTTGCGATCATCATCAAGTCGTTAAACGATGCGGGCATTGCAACGCTCAAGGAGCCCAAGGTCGCCATCACCAACATGGTCTGTTCCTACAATCTCGGCAAGTACATCAATCTCAACAAGCTCGTTGTCACGCTCAATGTTGAAAATATCGAGTACGAACCCGAACAGTTCCCCGGCCTCGTGTACCGGATCAAGGAACCCCGGATAGTCGTGCTCATCTTCTCATCAGGAAAGATCATCCTCACGGGTGGCCGGAACCTGGAAGATATCCGGAAAGGTCTGGATGTTCTCGAGCAGAAGCTCGAATGCATTATGTAA
- a CDS encoding acetolactate synthase small subunit codes for MPHTLSILVENKAGVLSRVTGLFSRRGFNIESLAVGPCEEPGMSRITIVVIGDDAKVEQIMKQLNKLIDIIKVSDLTGNERVERELALIKVTAEQGASRAEIMQIATIFRASIVDVSPKSIILQVIGDTEKIDALEKLLRQFGVKEFVRTGTIGILRGPKTVASGK; via the coding sequence ATGCCGCACACGCTGTCGATCCTGGTCGAGAACAAGGCCGGTGTCCTGTCACGGGTCACCGGGCTCTTCTCGCGCCGGGGATTCAATATCGAGAGTCTCGCCGTCGGTCCCTGCGAAGAACCGGGCATGAGCCGGATCACGATTGTGGTGATCGGTGACGATGCCAAGGTTGAGCAGATTATGAAACAGCTCAACAAGCTCATCGACATCATCAAGGTCTCGGACTTAACCGGCAATGAACGGGTGGAACGGGAACTTGCGCTCATCAAGGTCACGGCAGAGCAGGGAGCGTCCCGGGCCGAGATCATGCAGATCGCGACAATCTTCCGGGCATCGATTGTCGATGTCAGTCCCAAGTCGATCATTCTCCAGGTCATCGGCGATACGGAAAAGATCGATGCGCTCGAAAAACTCCTGCGCCAGTTCGGCGTCAAGGAATTTGTCCGGACGGGAACGATCGGGATTCTCCGCGGGCCAAAGACGGTGGCAAGCGGGAAATAA
- the ilvB gene encoding acetolactate synthase, large subunit, biosynthetic type, giving the protein MKTGAKILVESLLREGTEIIFGYPGGVVLPIYDELYDSPLRHLLVRHEQAAAHAADGYARASGRVGVCLATSGPGACNLVTGIATSYMDSTPVVAITGQVPTNLLGNDAFQESDITGITMPVTKHNYLVKSAGDVSRVVQEAFYIAGTGRPGPVLIDIPKDVSTGLAEDVKLPDKVVLRGYNPTYKGHKRQIEKALELIGHAERPLIYAGGGIISSNASPELMEFATLASIPVTTTLMGIGCIPCHHPLNLGMLGMHGTEYANFAVTECDLMIAIGARFDDRVTGKIDTFAPRAKIIHIDIDPAEIGKNKRVDVPIVGDVKAVLKDLLSVMKKQGAHEAWLKKIRHWKQHHPLKCPSTDGLHPQFVIRTLSDLVKEKAVIVSEVGQNQMWTAQHFCFHNPRTWITSGGLGTMGFGFPAGIGAHFARPDVPTFVIAGDGSIQMNIQEMGTIAANKIPVKIAILNNMYLGMVRQWQELFFDRRYSFTELPPVDFVKIGEAYGIEGMRVETPEDVLPAFQASLDCDGPFVMDFRIEREENVFPMVPAGAAINEMIGGHPQ; this is encoded by the coding sequence ATGAAAACCGGGGCAAAAATCCTCGTTGAATCACTCCTGCGCGAAGGCACTGAGATTATCTTTGGATATCCCGGGGGAGTGGTGTTGCCGATCTATGATGAACTCTATGATTCACCATTGCGGCACCTCCTTGTACGGCACGAACAGGCAGCAGCGCATGCCGCAGACGGGTATGCACGGGCAAGCGGTCGTGTAGGGGTATGCCTCGCCACGTCAGGCCCCGGCGCCTGTAATCTCGTTACCGGCATCGCCACGTCCTACATGGACTCCACCCCGGTGGTTGCGATCACCGGGCAGGTGCCAACCAACCTGCTGGGAAACGATGCCTTCCAGGAATCGGATATCACCGGTATCACGATGCCGGTCACCAAGCACAATTACCTGGTAAAGAGCGCCGGCGACGTCAGCCGGGTTGTCCAGGAAGCGTTCTATATCGCGGGTACCGGCAGGCCGGGCCCGGTCTTGATCGACATCCCCAAGGATGTGAGCACGGGCCTTGCAGAAGACGTGAAGTTGCCCGACAAAGTTGTCCTTCGCGGGTACAATCCCACGTACAAGGGACACAAGCGCCAGATCGAAAAAGCGCTTGAACTGATCGGTCACGCCGAGCGCCCGCTCATCTATGCCGGTGGTGGCATTATCTCATCGAATGCTTCGCCAGAACTCATGGAGTTTGCAACTCTTGCCTCCATCCCGGTCACCACGACCCTGATGGGCATCGGCTGCATCCCCTGCCACCACCCGCTCAACCTCGGGATGCTGGGCATGCACGGCACGGAATATGCAAACTTTGCTGTCACCGAGTGCGATCTCATGATCGCGATCGGGGCACGCTTCGATGACCGGGTAACCGGCAAGATCGATACCTTTGCACCACGGGCAAAGATCATCCATATCGATATCGACCCGGCCGAGATCGGGAAGAACAAGCGCGTTGATGTGCCGATTGTCGGCGATGTCAAAGCCGTGCTCAAAGACCTGCTCTCGGTGATGAAAAAACAGGGTGCCCACGAAGCCTGGTTAAAGAAAATCAGGCACTGGAAACAACACCACCCGCTCAAGTGCCCGTCGACCGATGGGCTGCACCCGCAGTTTGTCATCAGGACGTTAAGCGATCTCGTGAAAGAAAAAGCCGTGATTGTCTCGGAAGTCGGCCAGAACCAGATGTGGACTGCGCAGCACTTCTGCTTCCACAATCCCCGGACCTGGATTACGTCCGGTGGTCTCGGTACCATGGGCTTTGGCTTTCCCGCCGGGATCGGTGCGCATTTCGCCCGGCCGGATGTCCCGACCTTTGTTATCGCCGGCGACGGCAGCATCCAGATGAACATCCAGGAGATGGGAACGATTGCGGCAAACAAGATCCCGGTGAAGATCGCGATCCTGAACAACATGTATCTCGGTATGGTCCGGCAGTGGCAGGAGCTCTTCTTCGACCGCCGGTACTCGTTTACCGAATTGCCACCGGTCGACTTTGTGAAGATCGGCGAGGCGTACGGCATCGAGGGCATGCGGGTCGAGACTCCCGAAGATGTGCTTCCGGCCTTCCAGGCATCGCTCGACTGCGATGGCCCGTTTGTCATGGACTTCAGGATCGAGCGGGAGGAGAACGTCTTTCCCATGGTCCCGGCCGGTGCTGCGATCAATGAGATGATCGGAGGCCACCCGCAATGA
- a CDS encoding 2-isopropylmalate synthase: MVVLLGQRLRFFDTTLRDGEQTPGVSLTPQQKFEIATALSDIGVDVVEVGSAAASVGERDAMKMISEAGLSAEICTFVRALHLDIDAAADFGADSVHLVIPVSDLHIEKKMRKTREQVAEMAWEAVEYAKSRGLIVELSGEDASRADQEFLHHVFSEGVTRGADRLCFCDTVGLLTPERIAEIIPPLSGIAPLSIHCHDDLGFALANTMAALKAGAGCAHVTVNGLGERAGNTPLEELVMALEVLYGYKTGIKKEKIYYLSSLVSRLTGVPLPVNKPIVGEMAFTHESGIHAHGVMKEPSTYESIKPEDIGRKRRIVLGKHSGSASVEAALHEMKYAPDAPQLKEILKRIKQLGDEGKRVSDTDLMAVADAVLAIECKPVIRMKQFTAISGSNMIPTASVTLVVNGEEMTGAATGDGPVDAAMSVLRKSVAELADIRLEEYHVDAISGGTDALVEVTVRLSKDGKIITSRGARTDIIMASVEAMIAGMNRLLEGKK; this comes from the coding sequence GTGGTTGTTTTATTGGGCCAAAGGCTGCGTTTTTTTGATACTACTTTACGCGACGGGGAACAGACGCCCGGCGTATCGTTAACCCCACAACAGAAATTTGAGATTGCCACTGCCCTTTCCGATATTGGCGTGGACGTTGTAGAAGTCGGCTCGGCAGCCGCATCTGTTGGCGAACGGGATGCAATGAAGATGATCTCGGAGGCCGGCCTCTCGGCAGAGATCTGCACGTTTGTCCGGGCGCTGCATCTCGACATCGATGCGGCTGCTGATTTCGGAGCGGACTCTGTCCATCTCGTGATTCCGGTCAGCGATCTTCACATTGAAAAGAAGATGCGAAAGACCCGCGAGCAGGTGGCTGAAATGGCTTGGGAAGCCGTGGAATACGCAAAAAGCCGGGGGCTGATTGTCGAACTCTCCGGTGAGGATGCCTCAAGGGCGGACCAGGAGTTCCTGCACCACGTCTTTTCTGAAGGCGTAACGCGGGGTGCGGACCGGCTCTGCTTCTGCGACACGGTCGGACTTCTGACTCCCGAGAGAATTGCTGAAATCATCCCGCCGCTCAGCGGGATTGCCCCGCTGTCCATCCATTGCCACGATGATCTCGGGTTTGCGCTCGCCAACACTATGGCTGCGCTCAAAGCCGGGGCCGGGTGTGCCCACGTGACCGTGAACGGGCTGGGCGAACGGGCGGGAAATACCCCGCTCGAAGAACTCGTGATGGCACTCGAAGTGCTGTACGGGTACAAGACCGGGATAAAAAAGGAGAAGATCTACTATCTCTCGTCACTGGTCTCGCGCCTGACCGGTGTACCGCTTCCCGTCAACAAACCCATTGTCGGGGAGATGGCCTTTACCCACGAGAGCGGCATCCATGCCCACGGGGTAATGAAAGAGCCGTCCACGTACGAATCGATCAAACCCGAAGACATAGGCCGCAAGCGGCGTATCGTGCTCGGCAAGCATTCCGGTTCCGCATCGGTTGAGGCAGCGCTCCACGAGATGAAATACGCGCCGGATGCCCCGCAGCTCAAGGAGATCTTGAAAAGGATCAAGCAGCTCGGTGACGAAGGCAAACGGGTGTCGGATACCGACCTGATGGCAGTTGCCGATGCCGTGCTTGCCATCGAATGCAAACCCGTGATCCGGATGAAGCAGTTCACCGCGATCTCGGGCAGCAACATGATCCCGACCGCCTCGGTTACGCTGGTTGTAAACGGCGAGGAGATGACCGGGGCTGCGACCGGTGACGGGCCGGTGGATGCGGCAATGTCGGTGCTGAGAAAATCGGTTGCCGAACTGGCCGACATCCGGCTTGAAGAGTACCATGTCGATGCGATCAGTGGCGGCACGGATGCACTGGTCGAAGTGACAGTAAGATTAAGTAAAGACGGGAAGATAATTACTTCTCGCGGCGCACGCACGGATATTATCATGGCGAGTGTCGAGGCGATGATCGCCGGAATGAACAGATTACTTGAGGGAAAGAAATGA
- the ppk1 gene encoding polyphosphate kinase 1, translating to MDTAPIISLDDPALYINRELAWIRFNRHVLDEAHDPTHPLLERVKFLSIFSNNLDEYFMVRVSGLQRQYAKGVRKFPADGMTPAQQLDGIQQMLLPELVRGYNCWHDDILPKLAAAGIHIHVYRDLDERQKALMHRFFVDEIFPVLTPLAFDSSHPFPFISNLSLNLAIIIRDTNKKEFFARLKVPTNLFSRLIRIPDPEGNCRNDQNAHFVYLEDIIAAHLDMLFPGLETIASFPFRITRDADPEIEVDDASDLLTTVEEIMEQRAHGNPVRIEVECSMHDDICHMLEKKLVITSAMIHRVGHPVGMADLMQLLSLDRPDLKDRPYTPSLPDDLTEGKDIFSAIRHHDILLYQPYDSFTPVVNFIRQAAKDPDVLAIKITLYRVGSNSPIVKALMEARENGKAVAALIELKARFDEENNIGWARALEGEGVHVVYGVVGLKVHAKLCMVVRREKDGIRRYMHLGTGNYNATTSRIYTDFGFLTCDKQIGEDVANLFNFLTGYARIENYQKLLVAPVTLRKGIHSLIEREITSHQKEGGGHLIFKMNALVDPFCIAALYRASQAGVKIDLQVRGICCLRPGIPGISENIEVTTIVGRFLEHARIYYFRNGGKGEVFLGSADLMPRNLDRRVEVLYPVQNVTIRDAIVEKILPVQLKDNLKLRVLRSDGTYERRTIPDGAKPLSAQDWFLEHSGCWYHDIH from the coding sequence ATGGATACCGCCCCGATAATTTCCCTCGATGATCCCGCATTGTATATCAACCGCGAACTGGCATGGATCCGGTTCAACCGGCACGTGCTGGATGAAGCCCATGATCCCACCCATCCCCTGCTGGAACGGGTAAAATTCCTCTCCATTTTTTCCAATAATCTCGATGAATATTTTATGGTCCGGGTATCCGGGCTCCAGCGGCAGTATGCAAAAGGCGTGCGGAAATTTCCGGCCGATGGCATGACCCCGGCGCAGCAACTGGACGGAATCCAGCAGATGCTGCTCCCCGAACTCGTACGCGGGTACAACTGCTGGCATGATGATATCCTGCCCAAACTTGCAGCGGCGGGAATACACATCCACGTGTACCGGGATCTCGATGAACGCCAGAAAGCGCTGATGCACCGCTTTTTTGTCGATGAGATCTTCCCGGTCCTTACGCCCCTTGCCTTCGACAGCTCGCACCCGTTTCCCTTCATCTCCAACCTCTCGCTCAACCTCGCCATCATTATCCGGGATACCAATAAAAAAGAATTTTTTGCCCGGTTAAAAGTACCGACCAACCTCTTCTCGCGGCTCATCCGCATCCCGGATCCAGAAGGAAACTGCCGCAATGACCAGAATGCCCATTTCGTCTATCTCGAAGATATCATTGCCGCCCATCTCGACATGCTCTTTCCGGGGCTTGAGACCATTGCTTCGTTTCCCTTCCGGATTACCCGGGATGCGGACCCCGAGATTGAAGTCGACGATGCGTCGGATCTGCTGACAACGGTAGAAGAGATCATGGAACAGCGTGCGCACGGCAACCCGGTGCGCATCGAAGTGGAGTGTTCCATGCATGACGACATCTGCCACATGCTGGAGAAAAAACTCGTCATCACGTCGGCAATGATCCACCGGGTCGGCCATCCCGTAGGCATGGCAGATCTCATGCAGCTCCTCTCGCTGGACCGCCCGGACTTGAAAGACCGGCCCTACACTCCTTCGCTGCCGGATGATCTTACCGAAGGAAAGGATATTTTTTCTGCCATCCGCCACCACGATATTCTCCTGTACCAGCCCTATGACAGTTTTACGCCGGTCGTCAACTTTATCCGGCAGGCTGCAAAAGATCCGGATGTGCTGGCCATCAAGATCACGCTCTACCGGGTGGGTTCCAACTCCCCGATCGTCAAGGCACTCATGGAAGCCCGGGAGAATGGCAAGGCCGTTGCTGCGCTCATCGAGCTCAAGGCCCGGTTCGATGAAGAGAATAATATCGGCTGGGCCCGGGCTCTGGAAGGAGAGGGCGTGCACGTAGTCTACGGGGTCGTAGGCCTCAAGGTGCATGCAAAACTCTGCATGGTAGTGCGGAGGGAAAAAGACGGGATCCGGCGTTACATGCATCTCGGCACCGGCAATTACAATGCCACGACAAGCCGCATCTACACGGACTTTGGCTTTCTCACCTGCGACAAGCAGATCGGAGAGGACGTGGCAAACCTGTTCAATTTCCTGACCGGGTATGCACGGATTGAGAATTACCAGAAACTTCTCGTGGCCCCGGTCACCTTAAGGAAAGGCATCCACTCCTTAATCGAGCGCGAGATCACCAGTCACCAGAAAGAAGGAGGAGGGCACCTCATCTTCAAGATGAACGCCCTTGTCGATCCATTCTGCATTGCGGCACTCTACCGGGCATCGCAGGCCGGGGTAAAGATCGATCTCCAGGTGCGGGGTATCTGCTGCCTCCGCCCGGGAATTCCCGGCATCAGCGAGAACATCGAAGTGACCACGATTGTTGGCAGGTTCCTCGAACATGCCCGGATTTACTATTTCCGCAATGGCGGGAAGGGCGAAGTGTTCTTAGGAAGCGCCGATCTTATGCCCCGCAACCTCGACCGGCGCGTAGAAGTCCTCTACCCGGTCCAGAATGTCACAATCCGGGATGCCATTGTGGAAAAGATCCTTCCGGTGCAGCTCAAAGATAATCTCAAATTACGAGTGCTCCGCAGTGACGGGACCTATGAACGCCGCACCATACCCGACGGGGCCAAACCGCTCAGTGCCCAGGACTGGTTTTTGGAACACAGCGGGTGCTGGTACCATGACATCCACTGA
- a CDS encoding Ppx/GppA family phosphatase has translation MKAKKFDGNGRVVAFIDIGTNSIRLLVVRLNPNHSYTILTRQKLQVRLGEGEFEDDEILPEAIERAVVVCKKFTELARTFSAEEFVAVATSAMREASNQQEILHRLRLEAQLDIRVISGQEEARLIYLGVASGMHLEGKVTFFIDIGGGSTEIAVGDERNYQYLESFKLGAIRLANLYVPLSDAGPITAERYKKIQQHVKNNIIRSIKKIHKHNPVCAVASSGTALNLADIAAKALHQNQNADGVITHHELKKVISLICSLPLEQRRKIPGINPERADIIVPGAAILDTFMQELSLNAITVTARGLQDGLLVDYLSRMDEFPLLGELSPRQRSVLQLGRSCGINEAHARTVTALVLAMFDSAKELHLHSYGDAERELLEYATFLHDIGSFISYTNHQAHSYYLIKNSELLGFDQKEVTFMANLAKYHRKKSPRKKDPEILELDPHERETLRVLATFIRIGESLDRSHAALIRHVRFTASGNDEVRFEIIARGDCQLEMWSIESEKKAFEKVFGKKIIFEILGNSSPD, from the coding sequence GTGAAGGCAAAAAAATTTGACGGGAATGGCCGCGTTGTTGCGTTTATCGATATCGGGACCAACTCCATCCGCCTTTTGGTTGTCCGGCTCAACCCGAATCATTCCTACACCATCCTGACCCGGCAGAAGTTGCAGGTGCGGCTGGGTGAAGGTGAGTTTGAAGACGACGAGATCCTTCCCGAAGCCATTGAACGGGCAGTCGTGGTCTGCAAAAAATTCACCGAGCTTGCCCGCACGTTTTCTGCCGAAGAATTTGTGGCAGTTGCCACTTCGGCCATGCGGGAAGCGTCCAACCAACAGGAAATCCTGCACCGGCTCCGGCTCGAAGCCCAGCTCGATATCCGGGTGATCTCGGGCCAGGAGGAAGCCCGGCTCATCTACTTAGGCGTTGCCAGCGGCATGCACCTGGAAGGAAAAGTCACTTTTTTTATTGATATCGGCGGCGGGAGCACGGAAATAGCGGTGGGCGATGAGCGCAATTACCAGTACCTTGAGAGCTTCAAACTCGGGGCGATCCGGCTGGCTAACCTGTATGTCCCCCTCTCTGACGCAGGCCCGATTACTGCTGAACGCTACAAAAAGATTCAGCAGCATGTCAAAAACAACATCATCCGGTCCATTAAAAAGATCCATAAACACAACCCGGTCTGTGCGGTTGCAAGCTCCGGCACCGCATTGAACCTTGCCGATATTGCAGCAAAAGCCCTGCACCAGAACCAGAATGCGGATGGCGTGATCACCCACCATGAACTAAAAAAAGTCATCAGCCTGATCTGTTCCCTGCCTCTCGAACAGCGCAGGAAAATTCCCGGCATCAATCCCGAGCGGGCAGATATCATTGTGCCGGGCGCTGCCATTCTCGACACGTTCATGCAGGAACTCTCCCTGAATGCGATTACCGTTACCGCACGGGGCCTGCAGGACGGGCTTTTGGTGGATTACCTCTCGCGGATGGATGAGTTTCCCCTGCTCGGAGAACTCTCGCCGCGCCAGCGCAGTGTGCTGCAACTGGGACGCTCCTGCGGGATCAATGAGGCCCATGCCCGGACGGTCACGGCCCTTGTCCTTGCCATGTTCGACAGTGCAAAGGAACTGCACCTCCATTCGTACGGGGATGCGGAACGCGAACTATTGGAATACGCCACCTTCCTTCACGACATCGGCTCGTTCATATCGTATACCAATCACCAGGCACACTCGTATTACCTGATAAAAAATTCAGAACTGCTGGGCTTTGACCAAAAGGAAGTGACCTTCATGGCCAACCTTGCCAAGTACCACCGGAAAAAGAGCCCGCGCAAGAAGGATCCCGAGATCCTCGAACTCGATCCACATGAGCGCGAAACCCTGCGGGTACTGGCAACTTTCATACGGATCGGCGAGAGCCTTGACCGGAGTCATGCAGCCCTGATCCGGCATGTCCGTTTCACCGCATCGGGAAATGATGAAGTCCGGTTCGAGATCATTGCCCGGGGAGACTGCCAGCTGGAGATGTGGAGCATCGAAAGCGAGAAAAAGGCGTTTGAAAAAGTATTTGGCAAAAAAATTATCTTCGAAATTCTGGGAAATTCATCCCCGGACTAA